From Clostridia bacterium, one genomic window encodes:
- a CDS encoding cell wall hydrolase: MPLSTRELFARMIKCEAGGEGENGMKAVATVIMNRVHVPNGEYQRIGQGDLRRVLFQRGQFDCASETLGGAYNAQNIYNIPAEQEHYAIADWALSGNKLLTVAYSLWYFNPFVPTCPPIFPRNGSGRFTNRIPEHCFYNPTRLYYST, translated from the coding sequence ATGCCACTTTCTACAAGAGAATTGTTTGCTCGAATGATAAAATGCGAGGCCGGTGGCGAAGGTGAAAATGGGATGAAGGCCGTGGCTACTGTAATAATGAATAGAGTTCATGTACCCAACGGAGAGTATCAAAGAATAGGTCAGGGAGATTTGCGCAGGGTACTCTTTCAGAGGGGGCAGTTTGATTGTGCATCAGAAACCCTTGGTGGAGCTTATAACGCACAGAATATTTATAACATTCCTGCCGAGCAAGAGCATTATGCAATAGCTGACTGGGCGTTGTCAGGCAATAAGCTGCTGACAGTGGCCTATAGTCTGTGGTACTTCAACCCCTTCGTGCCTACATGCCCTCCGATTTTCCCGAGGAATGGATCCGGCAGGTTTACAAATAGGATCCCAGAACACTGTTTCTATAACCCCACAAGGCTTTATTATTCTACATAG